The genomic region ATAAAGCTGCGCTAAATAAAGCTTCAAGAATAAAGTCGCATATTGGTAAGAGAAACAATCACCTAGGCGTGTAATATTTTCTAGCACAGAGGCCAGTTTATGACGCAGTTGGGTAAGGGTGTTGCAATTTTCAAGCTTGAAGTTTACTTTTGAGAAACTCCCAAAACCTCGATTGGCGGGTTTAATTCAGGAGAGTGGGGTGGTTGGAAAATCGGTATAATATTTTCTGGACTTTTCCCGGGTTTTAACTGTATGAAATGAGCCTTGGTCAAATTGGATAACTGCAACGTCCTCGCCAAGTTCTGCTGACAGTAACTCTAAAAACCTCTGAAAACTGTTTCCCCATCAAGATGTGAAAACTCGTAGAAAAAAGTGTATCCGCTTAAAGGTTCAACGACACCATACAAGTAAAAATTATCACCTTGCCACTGACTCAAACCGATGGGTTTAACACCGGGAGCGGTAATTAAACGTCCCGCAATAGTCTTTAATCCCAGGCGGGTTTCGTCTTGACACATATATCTAAGTCGTTGACATAAGTCCAAATTCTTCTTGCAAGAATTTGAGTGAATCGCGGGAGTTTTTTTTAAAGTGAGACTGACTTTCCTGGTGCTGTTTTCGGCTTTTGGGACGAGGAACTTTTAGTTTGGCACCTAAACCATAGCGCACAAGCTGATAAACCGTTTTGTAGGCAATCTTTAGTCCCAGTTCGTTGCGCCATTGTTGAATTTGACTGTAGCTGTGAAATCCTTGTGGTTCGGACAATCGCTGTTTCAACCGTTCCAAGTTTTCTCCACTAACTATAGATTCTTTACCAGGTGCATGTTTCACACATAGCAACCCACTTCGTCCCTCGTCTTTATACCTTCGTAAACCTTCGAGTTACGGTAGCTTCATCCCGTCCTAAACGTTTGGCGATCGCTTGCCGACTTGTGACTTGACCACTTTGAGCGCCAGTAGAGCATTTGTAATCGCTATGAAGCTACTTGCCGTTGTCGCATATTTAACAGCTTTTTCCAATTCTTCATTCCTAAAACTTTACGATGATGTTTTCCCGAATAAAAATACCCAAAAAATTGCTGTTAATTTTGAGTCACTATGTGGAAGGTCGAAAAGAGCTAGTGACTCCCATTCAGCTACTTTGCAGCGTCAATCAATGTCTAAGCCTTGGTCGCCTGTCTGCTTTTTATGAAGCTTTTGAACCTCGGATTTTATATCTTCTCTCTCGTCAGTTAATATCTTGTTCCAGCCTGCCATGCCTGGGTTTATTCGTCTAGCCTGGGGTAAAGCAGCAAGTATTTCTTCAGATACTGCATCACCTTCTTCATCCCCTTTCAAACCCACTACGACATTAGGTAATTTCTCCAGAAATTCTTTAGGAATTGCAGAGACGCTATCGGCTGCCAAGTACAAGGTTGGCGTTTGATTAAAGTCCGGGTCGAGAGCCATTACTGAAAGCACTTCCACCGGATCGCTGGTAAGAACTGCTCTTTGGATTGGGGTAATGGTTGCTACCCAGAAGCAGCCCGTTGTTGTGTTCAGATCATCAGGGGCAGTTGTTTCATCGAAGCCAGGGCGAATAGAAGAGAATGTGCTATCATTCAGCACAAATGCCCCGGTCGGTTCACCGTCAAGAGTCCGCCCGACAAATACAGTTTGACCTTCATCGTCGGCATAGATCCAACCTTTGGCGTGCAAGAGTTCTATTATTTGCTTAGGCAGCTGAAAATCGCCTACCAAATACTCTTGCACCCTATGCCAGTTGTTCTCGTTTCGGTCGGGCAGCACTGGGGCTGGGATTTCTGGTGATGCGTCGTTCGTTTGTTGTTCCGGTATTTGGGGCATTTTGTCAGACTGTGACGTAGGCATTGGCTCTGCCCTATGAAGAATTTGCTGCTTTGACTGCGATCGCCAACGGACACGCTTTGCTGTAGGCACTTCATCATCTTCAAGTTGGGTGTCAGATTCTTGGGTTTGTGTTTGGTTCATGGGTTGCCCCAATTGGTCGGGTTTCTGGCGCTGAGTGTCTGGTTTTGTTTGGGAGAGTGCCTGCTGATTAAACTCTGATTCTGACAATAGCCTGCTGCGTCGTTCCGCCAGCATCGATGCTTGTTCTTTTAGTGCGTCTGGGTCTGGCAGCTGTTGTGCAACGCTCGTTGTTGCTCTAGCCTCGTCGGGTCGCTGTTGGTCAGTAAGTTGTTGCTGGTCAAGATTTTGAGCAGCCTCGGATTCCCCTTTGTGTAGCTTTGTTTCACGTTGGTCGCCATCCACATCTCCGGGTCGCCGTTGCTGCCCAATAGTCGAGGCGGTTCCTATTGTCACGTCAAAAAGCTCTTGTTCACGCTTGACTTTGCTGACATTATCGTCTATAATATTTTTCCCAGAAGCTGATGTATTGTCGTCCCCCAAGATAACCGACTGTTGTTGCATAAGACGCGATCGCTTCTTATGCCGCGTCGTGGCTGTTTGTTGCTGCTGTTTTAGTTGCTCAAGCGATTGATTGACGAGGCTTGCGGGTTGTTGCCGATCGCTGTCCAAGCTGTCTGGCATCGTAGGGTAAGAGTCAGGCGAGGTGGTGGTTTCGGTACGGGATTTTTTCTCTTCCTCCTCCTGGT from Tolypothrix sp. NIES-4075 harbors:
- a CDS encoding relaxase/mobilization nuclease domain-containing protein, with the translated sequence MIGKQIKGTDFYGCLDYVLGKEGAELIGGNMVGETPAELSQEFQLSVQRHERTRPKKPTRKVVYHATLSVPAEETLDNESWCAIAENYLQGMGFDDNQYILARHTDTEHNHVHIVASRLRLSGSTVSEWQDYKRSEELIRELEKKYELTPASSSFEKERRSPTTGERRLFSRTGETSARKKLQDTIDQLTEDSPTMPDLIKQLKDQGIDVRVSPTPTGEMGISYQLNGVAFSGTHLGKAYTFKGLQKYRGVSYSEKQGQEAVEQTLRSPAEEQQQQQAQLAHQNEIRKHQEEEEKKSRTETTTSPDSYPTMPDSLDSDRQQPASLVNQSLEQLKQQQQTATTRHKKRSRLMQQQSVILGDDNTSASGKNIIDDNVSKVKREQELFDVTIGTASTIGQQRRPGDVDGDQRETKLHKGESEAAQNLDQQQLTDQQRPDEARATTSVAQQLPDPDALKEQASMLAERRSRLLSESEFNQQALSQTKPDTQRQKPDQLGQPMNQTQTQESDTQLEDDEVPTAKRVRWRSQSKQQILHRAEPMPTSQSDKMPQIPEQQTNDASPEIPAPVLPDRNENNWHRVQEYLVGDFQLPKQIIELLHAKGWIYADDEGQTVFVGRTLDGEPTGAFVLNDSTFSSIRPGFDETTAPDDLNTTTGCFWVATITPIQRAVLTSDPVEVLSVMALDPDFNQTPTLYLAADSVSAIPKEFLEKLPNVVVGLKGDEEGDAVSEEILAALPQARRINPGMAGWNKILTDEREDIKSEVQKLHKKQTGDQGLDID